TCTCTTCTATCGCTTCACACTCTGTCGGTAGAGGATGTGTGCACAGGTTGACTGGTAAGAAACTTACTCTCTTTTCTARCATGTCAACTTTcttttgtgattgtgtgtgaatTTGCATGCTACCGTTTGTGAGTGCATGAagttgtctgtatgtgtgtctgttatacatgctgtgtgtgttgttacccTGCTGActagtgtgtgtctctctcccagtGCTGCGGTACAACTCCGTATGGTGTAGAGGACCGAGGGGTGCTGTGCTGTAACCAGACCTTGCACCTTGCGGTGGCGGATGGGTACCAGTGCTCCCCAGGTGGCCACTTGTATCTGCCATCCCGTGACATGGTGTGTGGCTCACGTGTTCATCTCAACGATCCAGGCAAACACTGCTGTGGGGAGGAGACATATGACCCTCAGTATGAAATCTGCTGCAACGGACACACGTGAGTAGCTCTGGAAGGCTGGAAATTGTAGGAAGTTTATCCCAAAGACGTGGGGTTATCACTGTCCGCAAGAGCAGTTCAGAGTGCCTAAGGGCAGAACTAAGGCGCTAAGAACAGCTTTGATCTCATTGTCACTAACACCTTGTTTCAGCAGMAGAACAAATATAAAACACTATGGATGCACCCACGCTCCAAACACTGGCACCGGATCGACTACTGCATAGTGAGACGTTCTGACACTATTGACGTCCTGCTGACACGTGCCATGAGGGGTGCAGAATGCTGGACAGATCACCGTATGATACTGGCTTAACTCCAGGTGAAAATACGTCCCCCCCCAACGCCTGCAGAAGTGCATCTGCACTGTACCCAGCTTGTGAAAGCTGCRGTAAGGGACGAGTTYCGTCGCTCTCTCGCTGAAAGGCTGAGGGAGACTGACCCTCTTCTGAGTGCAGAGGCCCACTCCATTGGCTACAGAGGTAGGAAACATCAAGACTGGTTTGATGAGAACTCGGACACCATCRCAACGTTACTGGACAATATGCACAAAGGGCACAGGGCTCCTCTCAACAGCCCCACATCTGCTACCCTCTGCCAGCAATGGTGTGCATCACGCAAGGACGTGCAAACAACCTTGCATGCTCTGCAGAACGAATGGTGGACGAATAAGGCACAGGAAATCCAATTTTATGCRGACAAAAACTACATGCAATTCAGCTAAAGCTATCTATGGCCCTAGAAGTCGCTCCATCCACACCCTGATGGTCTGACTCTCTTGAAGGACCAAAACCAGATCCTGATGAGGCGGGCTGACCACTTTGAAGCACTACTCAATCAGCACTCTCCTACAGACCACTCCATCCTGGAAGAACTGCATGTCCGTCTACCCATTCAAGACCTTAACACCTTTTGGAAGGTTGGTGAATGGTTATCAGCTCTCCATTCCCTCAAAAACAATAAGACTCCTGGTGCCGACAGCATCCCGGCAGAGCTACTTAAGAAGGGAGGTTACTTCTGCACCAGAACGCtccaccagtacatcactgaggtttGGGACCGGGAGATCATCCCCCCAACAGTGGCGGGATGCAAACATTGTCACCATCTATAAGAACAAGGGTGACAAGTCCATCTGCGGCAACAGCCAGGGATATCCCTTCTGGCTGTTGCCAGTAAGGTCATCTCCAAGGTGATGCTGCCAGAGTCACAATGCGGCTTCAGAAAGAACAGGAGTACGGTCYACATGATATTCACAGCACGGCAACTCCAGGAGAAGTGYCGTKAACAMCATCAGGACCTTTTCATGGCCTTTGTCAACCTCTCTAAGGCCTTCGACACTGTGAGCAGGGWASTACTATGGGGCATTCTACTCAMATTTGTCAACATCCTTTGCCAGTTCCATGATGGGAGGATGCTCGGRTGGCCATAGGAGGGCAGGAGTCAGTGCCCTTTGGAGTAAGCATTGGTGTGTGCTGGCACCTGCACTCTTTAATATCTTCCTCCTATGTGTCACCCAGCTTCTCCACAAGGAGCTTGAGGACAGCAGCGGGTTGCGGTGGACTTAAGGCTGGATAGAAACCTATTCAACATCCGGAGACTCCAAGCAACCATCAAGGTTGTTACGGGATGGGTTATTGAGCTGCAGTATGCTGATTGATGAATGTGCTCTTGTGGCMCACACTCCGGAAGACCTTCAGTCTGTCCTTGAAATGGCTGTGAGGGTCTATAACAGAATTGGACTGTCAATCAACACCACCAAGACAAAGGTGGTCTGCCAGTGGAGATCCAGCCTTCCACCCGCCATGCCTGTTTTCACCATTAAACACAAATCACTGGCAAAAGTCGCTGTCTATCAAGCCATCTGCATCACCACACTTCTTTACAGTTGTAAAGCCTGGGTAACTTACAGTCGCCCCGACAAGCAGCTCGAGCGATTCCACAAAAGATGCCTGCAGCAATCCTATGAATCACCTGGTGCAACCATGTGCCGCATACAGAAATAYTTGCTAAGACCAACtgcaagagtatggaggccatggtaaCCCAACACCAACTGTGCTGGCTTGGGcgtgtcattagaatgtctcaggAGCGCTTGCCATGGAATATCCTGTATGGTCAGCTACATCTTGGCCGGCGGTCTGCAGGGGGGCAGATGAAGCGCTACAAGGACCAGCTGAAAACGTCGCTGAAGAAGTGCAACATCAAACCCACAGACCTGGTGGACGCCGCTGCCGACCGTTCCACCTGGTGGCAGCTCTGCCAGAGTGGTCtacagaggtgggaggaggagaggagcacaaagaaacagaaaaaacaGCTCAGGAGATGTACAACCATGCCTGCCCCCTCCAACACAGACTGCACATGCCCCACCTGCAATAAAGTTTGTGTATCTCGGATTGCACTCTACAGTCACCAAATAATTCACCGTTAACTCAGAAGTGGAAGTCATCATCGGATACGATGGACTAACGTTRCGTGTTTGTACTATAAYTAACTGYRGAAAGTATTTTCCCACCCACTGTATGAGACTGGGTGTGCATCTKTGTATGYTTATGTGTGAGAGACGTTGATGGATTTAATTGTGATTCAAAAGAACATTCCCACAGTCCCACTACCTCAGGATGTGGAAAAATTCTGTGGGCGGCCAAATGGATGCGCCATGTCATACAGACTACTTACTGTATGTTAGCCTCCCAGACATTTTTCAACAGGGCGTCTACTGCTGCAGCCAAAAGGTCTCCAACTGTTCTGTACTTCMCTTCCCTTGTTCCAGTCAGAGGCATTCAGACAGTTAGACAGCCAGACATCTCTTAAGACAGCTTGTGTCTGCTTTTTGGTCTCTAAGAAAGGGGTCAGACGATGGGTAGTTGTTTTTTGTACTTYGCCCTGTTGTGTGAATTGTGCTTGACCTTGGTGTCTGACTCTAGGAGGAAACTGGTTGACTCCTGTTTGGCATTTGAGGAATGTTACTAATGTATGTTCCAAGTAAATGTTGTTCATTATTGMCTGAAGTGTGTTTATTTGGAATAGAGAAAAATTTACCATGTCTGGAGGCATACCTGACAGACAggatttactttaaaaaaaaacacttgaatctacttacagtaccagtcaaaagtttggacacacctactcattccaaggtttttctttaacattgcaatgagtaggtgtgtccagtctGAATTTATACCGATGCCATTACTCAATACTTTGGCCATGAAATCAATGGGCTAAAACAAATATAGCACTCAAGGAAATCATCAAAGTATAATGGGTAAAATCCATTAAATTATAAATAATCTGTACAATATGGCTCTGAGTTCACCCAACGTGACAGCTCTCTTTCTATTGGGAGGTCAAATATTTGTTCTCTGCACAGACACCACAGGTTGGGAAACATGTCCTGCTGTGGAAGGAAGGTCTACAACCAGAGCAGCGGCCAGATGAAGTGYTGTGCAGGGACTCTGTACAACctgcaggctcagggcaggctcACAGAGGACACCCAGTGCTGTGGGAGTGTTCTGATGGAGGCCGGCTCCACCCAGACCTGTTGCACCGCCCCGGGGCTAGACCTGCTCTACCCTACCCAGCAAGGGTTCACCTGCTGTGGGCACCGCTATCCCAATGCCTCCCTGTGGTCTTGCTGCGCCGGGGTCCTGCATCCAAGGCCTGAACCACACAACASCACCAAGAATGTGATTCCAGGTCAGTGGGAACAGGATACAACCGATCTATGATTTATGCCACAGCTTGAGTTGCTTCTGTTTATCACTGAAAGGTCTCCGAAAGACCAACCTACAAGTGATATGAATATTGAATTCTATATCTAGTTCATATAAGATAAASGGGGTGTCTTTTGATGGGTCCCTGCTCRTTTGATTAGACTGTTGTTCAWWATCCTCAGGRCCCAGGCTTCTACCACTGGGGGATTTGAAGACTGAAGWCCTGTGTCACAGCAGAGGTAAGGCCTCCAGTTTGAAGCACAAGATGACAGGAAACATTACTCAATACTTTGATCTTTAGTAAGAACAGTGGGAAGCCCTTGAATCTACTCTCATTTTGACACTGATGTACAGTTGCTTCACAACGCTGatctgaaagtgtgtgtgtgtttgtccagttCTGCTGGGGACAGTGGAGAGTGTGTCCGTGAAGATGAACGAGCGGTCCATCGTGATGGTAAACGCCTGGTCTTTGCTGGCCTCACGTGGCCAWGTCAACGCCCTGCCTTCSCCTCACTACGTCACATTACCCGACCACTGCAGCKCCCCTGAACTGGTGCCRGGCAACACTTACATCTGGGTGRAAATGCCTTCCTCAGACACCATAAGATTCATCTCTGATCTCAGCGATCATTCYTCCCCTGTTCATTCCATCCTYTCCAGGTGCYCAACCTTTATCTAKCCCAGAGGAAAGAAGGCYAACCCTCTCAACAGAATATGAATTCTGGGTATTTCCATAGRCTATTGTTCAGAAATCTGTTWWGTTAACTGACGATAAGCTTAAAACTAGCATCTTYATGATCTCTCATGARCCATATCTCAGGATAAGTCATATTTTGTCTGTCTCGGTAGTGGTTTTCTGTAATATTATCACAAAAGACTGACTACATGTTTTGTTGCATTCTGTAATTGGTGCATCCMTTTTTGGATTTAKAATTCATTTACATCTACATAKtgtttattaaaaaatatataattYGTCTCATgggtttagttcaactgtcgtacaccatcagaacccaaaataagcGTGTTTTACTCTGTAaacaatgtatactgaacaaaaatataaacaaccatttcaaagatgttaCATTGCATCAGTTMATTTATTTAAATTCTTTAGATCTTTCATTAGGATTTCACARtacagggaatacagatatgcatctgttggtcacagataccatcataaaaaaggtaggggcgtggatcagaaaaccagtcagtatctggtgtaacaccatttacctcatgcagtgtgacacatctcctttgcatagagttgatcaggctgtttgtggcctgtggaatgttgtcccactcctcttgaatggctgtgcaaagttgctggatattggccggaactggagcacgctgtcgtacatgtcgatccagagcatctcaaacgtgctcaatgggtgacatgtctggtgagtatgcaggccatggaactactgggacattttcagcttcccggggaattgtgtacagatccttgcgacatggggccgtgcattattatgctgaaacatgaggtgatggggccggatgaatagcacgacaatgggcctcaggatctcttcacggtatctctgtgcattcaaatgaccatttataaaatgctattttgtttgtggtccgtagcttatgcctgcccataccataacctcaccgccaccatggggcactctgttcacaacgttgacattagcaaaccgctcacccacatggcgccatacacgtggttgtgaggccggttggacttactgacaaattctctaaaacgatgtaggcggcttatggttgggaaattaacattcaattatctggcaacagctctggtggacattcctgcagtcatcatgccaattgcacgctccatcaaaacttgaaacatctctGGCGYtgtgttgtgtgacaactgcacattttagagtggccttttattgtccccagcacaaagtgcacctgtgtaatgataatgctgttttaatcagcttcttgatatgccacacctgtcaggtggatgaattatcttggcaaaagagatatGCTCACTAATGGGGATGTAGGGATGTAGTCCCATGTAGCTCAGTGCAAGGGTTGTGGGCTAAGcaggtatataaaaaaatattaatgtaCTTGCTACTGTAAATTACTGAAAtgtgaatgtaaacaaatttgtttaaaaCAATTGAASAAAATACGTTTTTTKgtgcgtatggaacatttctgggatcttttatttcagctcccgaaacatgggaccaacactttacatgttgcgttttaatGGTGTTAGGTTAATGAAAATGTTTTGTCTTAATTAGAGTACCacagagatttacacagttatcaaataatcaaagcttgatgattagttgaatatttgaatcagctgtgaagTGCTAGGGTAAAAATCAAAATGAGAGAACCTACCCATAGTACCTCCatatagaaaagagaaaggaaaagcagaagaaaccacagagaaaccaaAGAGAAAAAGACACCCTATGAGGCATGATCATCAAGCGAAAACGCTTCTTctcactcaactggtctaaccccatcgtcttctgtaacatcacagctgacctcacaaacgtatttatttattttgtttgttgtccgtagcttatgcctgcccataccataacctcaccgccaccatggggcactctgttcacaacgttgacattagcaaaccgctcacccacatggcgccatacacgtggttgtgaggccggttggacttactgacaaattctctaaaacgatgatgtaggcggcttatggttgggaaattaacattcaattatctggcaacagctctggtggacattcctgcagtcatcatgccaattgcacgctccatcaaaacttgaaacatctctggcattgtgttgtgtgacaactgcacatttttatggccttccataaaactgaaaaacaacttctatctcaaggccatcagactgttaaacagccaccactaacatttagtggctgctgccaacatactgactcaactccagccactttaataatgggaattgatggaaatgtatgtaaaaatgtatcactagccactttaaacaatgccacttaatataatgtttacataccctacattactcatctcatatgtatatgtatatactgtactctatatcatctactgcatcttgccatctttatgtaatacatgtatcactagccactttaaactatgccactttatgtttatataccctacattactcatctcatatgtatatactgtactctatacctgtctcttatacacatctagatgtgtataagagacaggtataaggtagtagttgtggaattgttaggttagattactcgttggttattactgcattgtcggaactagaagcacaagcatttcgctacactcgcattaacatctgctaaccatgtgtatgtgacaaataacatttgatttgatttgataaggagggagtaactacactgtttatattcggcctTATTCCCTAATATCTTTCCATGGTTGAGTGCtgtggtttgcactttcagttttgcgtgaatgctgccatctatccacggtttctggttagggtaggttttaatagtcacagtgggtacaacatctccaatgcacttccttataaacgcactcactgagtcagcgtataaatcgatgttattctctgaggcttcccggaacatttcccagtccgcgtgatcaaaacaatcttgaagcgtggattccagttggtcagaccagcgttgaatggttctagtcacgggtacatctgctgttgggacagctttatgtaggccctaacagtttgtgtacaccatttgtcaccgttatagtgcaattcatgtattgtttagtgttgtattgtgtagtggctttgctggcatgcatcccacttttttttgCCAAAATTTCCACTGGGTATATGAAATAGGTAAATATTAATCCATTCTTCGTTTCATGAATTTATTCATGGGTAAATAGAAATTGAAGCTTTTTTAAATGATTAATAAAAACTGTTTAAAatcagaaaatgtatttcattgtttATTTGCATACAATAGGCMCATTTCAAAAAATACATTACACCTTGACACCAAAATGAAATGTCTTCCTGCTAATATTTAGATTTTTGGAGGGAGAGTATTTGCCTATAAATAGTGATTTCATCCTCATATCTCTATTACCATCATGAATCGCAAACTGAGGAAACTCTTGGCTATTGTGGCGACCTATCAACCGTTGAACCTGCGGTGACGGCGCACCATGTGGATTCACCCCATTCTGATGACCCGCAGCCGGTATGGAGAGTACCATCATCAGGTGCAGGAGCTGCGGTTCGACGATGTGATGTTCCAGGGCTATTTCAGGCTTGATAAAGCCCAGTTTGATGACCTGCTGTCCAGGATGGGACCTCGCATTCCAAGGGAAGACACAACATTTCGGCAAGCTGAACGTCTCGCCATTTGTCTACGGTTAATATTGTCAAGCAATTCTAGAATCCTCACATGTTATTATCGATCGATAAATATATCATGAGTTAGACAATAGCCTATATGAATATATCAGAACAATAACACTGTCACATAACATTTTCATAGGCTACACTAAAAAACATTCTTTATGAGATTAATTTACATGAAATGTGTATTGACTACATCTTGGAGGTTACTGATGCTACTGTTGTATTGTGGTATTTATatattcatttgtgatgctatccttcACATGATCCTGTTGTCACATGCTgcacatgtgtgtgcacatgcatctatctatccaatgttatcataattttttttccagatattatactttagtttccacaatgacctggtgataTAAAAGTATAATAATTACATTATTCCATATTCCTTCATATTCCTTGCtactggagattccttcaaaacgattgcATACTGTTACCATGTAGGGCACATCAGGAGTGTGACCAGGGACATCTGGGACTGACTCGTGGGAGAATTCATGCCTGTCCCAACCATGGACGACTGGAGAGATCCGTGGATGGCAAGCATGTGGACCTGCAAGCCACACCAAACTCTGGCTCCCTGTTCTACATCTACAAGGGGATGTTCTCCATTGTTCTTGGTGGTTGTGGATGCCAATT
This genomic interval from Salvelinus sp. IW2-2015 linkage group LG22, ASM291031v2, whole genome shotgun sequence contains the following:
- the LOC111949708 gene encoding uncharacterized protein isoform X3 produces the protein MAHRPQSWGQMGRDRLTGSGVSVLLTLPCYNAHGQVNPFGIPVSAHAGKFYDTSPKDHLCCKGKYDVLDYTCCEKVLHEGVGLSCCGNRAFNIFRASCCEGQLTLNVSQLVSDCCGCRAYDPLNQLCCDSQILTRTQPHSKCCGKDLYDEHQLCCGNVQGRKVLTKRSSHHRCCGDHQFDQRSHCCCFDSEPLSPEPLNASCCASSGFNVFQHRAIAQNSPNCMPGKKPCGLGACFNPTTERCCVNPSSHQGQSYSHDQARCDGTLSHTPCHYHGASCGSQVYNPNINICCAGKLSNRVLGKNLCCGTTPYGVEDRGVLCCNQTLHLAVADGYQCSPGGHLYLPSRDMVCGSRVHLNDPGKHCCGEETYDPQYEICCNGHTHHRLGNMSCCGRKVYNQSSGQMKCCAGTLYNLQAQGRLTEDTQCCGSVLMEAGSTQTCCTAPGLDLLYPTQQGFTCCGHRYPNASLWSCCAGVLHPRPEPHNXTKNVIPGPRLLPLGDLKTEXLCHSRVLLGTVESVSVKMNERSIVMVNAWSLLASRGXVNALPSPHYVTLPDHCSXPELVPGNTYIWVXMPSSDTIRFISDLSDHSSPVHSILSRCXTFIXPRGKKANPLNRI